The Alistipes sp. ZOR0009 genome segment TAAGCTGCTTCATAATAGAGATGTTTTTTTGTCAATTTTTATAATACTATTTTGATGTTACTTTTTTTAGCTGGGACAGCTGGTGGGCTTGCCTAATAGGGTAGCGGCAGCTTCCACGTTGGCTATATGGGTAGTGCCGTCATATGCTTGTTGATGGCTGCAGAAAGTGGTTGTTTGGAGTGGAGGTTATGGGCTAGGCCTACTCTACCTATTCGTAGCGTGCTATTTTTAGCGGTTGCCTGCCTTGTGGAGAGGTATGTGGTGTGTATTGGGTGTGAGGATGCTAATGTGCTGGCTATATCTTGCGGCCAGCTGGTAGAGGTGGATGCTAATGGAACCTTAATGAATATCATAGCTTAGATTTTCATTTAATATATAGTAAGTATGATGGAAGTAATTTGTCTACGAAAATATAAAAAAATCGCACATACACGACATTTCGCTCAATATTTATTAATTTAAGCTTCATTTTTTGCAGGGGAAATGTAAATATGCGGCACAAGCTGGTAGGGGGAGCAATCCTCCTTTTTTATGAGCGTCGCCTAGCGCCAAACCTCTAACGGCGCTAGCCTGCTGGGTAGGTTAATGCTGCTGGCTGTTTCCGCTTTCGATAGGTGGTTAGGCGGCTTTCCGCTGCTGGTTGCTGGTGAACTCCTTTGTAGCCTACTATTTCAGGCGCAGCCTTAATAATTTTTGCGCTTCGTTAATATTATACGCGCTACATTAATAATTTTCGTGCTACATTAATAATATAGGAGCCAGATTAATAATGTAGCGGCTACATTAATATTATAGCCGCTATATTAATAATGTACGTGCTATATTAATAATCTAGTGGCTACATTAATAATATACGCGCTAGATTAATAATTTACCGGCTACATTAATAATGTAGTTGCCATATTAATATTATAGCCGCTATATTATTAATGTACGTGCTAAATTATTAGCGTAGGAGCGATATTACTAGCGTAGCGCCCACGCTAATAGCTGCTGCACAATATTGGTAATGTTATGGCTACGCTGGTAGCTGGCGGGTTCTGCTGGTAATATACCATCAATGCTACTACCCATTGGGGAATAGCTACTGAGATATGCGATGTGAGATATGAGATTTGAGATTTGGGATGTGAGATATGCGATGTGAGATATGAGTATTGAGTATTGAGATATGCGACTTTGTTGCTGATGGTTGCAGCTGAAATCTTATTGAAGGTTGTATGAGTGGTTGCCGTTTAATTGAATCTCAAGCCCTATGATAGAAAAGGTGCAGCATTATTATGGCTGCACCTTTATTGGGTATTGCTACTGCTGCTATTTATGCTCTAAGCAATTGCACATAGCGATGGTTGTTGCTACGATAATTAGGCATTGGCAAGGTGGCGGTTGTAGGATATTTACTCGCTACCTCCTAATGCCCGGTATAGCTCGACAAGGGCCGTTAGCTTTTCACTACTTAAGCTTATCAAATCTAGATCGCTTTGTAGCGCGTTGCTTTGCACGGTAATAACCTCCAAATAGTTGGCCATTCCGTTTTTAAATAGCAGCATGGCATCGTTTGTTGCGTTGGCGAGTGTTTCACTCTTGCCTTTGGCTAGGATTGTTCGCTCTTTTATAAAGTCAATTTTTGCTAGAGCATCCGACACTTCGGCAACTGCTGTTAGCACAGCTTGCTTAAACTGCGCATTTGCCTTTTCCTGTTCAAGGACGGCAATATTCAGCGACGATCGTAACGCTTTGCGCTGAAATAGAGGTTGGGTAAGGCTAACTCCGATACTTTTACCTATTGATCCAGGCATATTAAACCAGCTGTTAAATACGCTAGCGTTTGTTCCAATTGAGGAGGTAAGGCTGAAGGATGGGTACATTGCCGCTTTTGCCAGACCCGCGTTAGCGTGGGCATACATAACATTGTATTCGGCTGCTTTAACATCAGGTCGTCGGCTTAGTAGCGATGCCGGTATGCCGGTGCTATAGCAGTCGGTAGCTGCTATTTGTGTTAGCCGTGCAGATCTTCTGATGCTGTCGGGGTAGCTGCCACACAATATGCTTATAGCATTTTCTTGTATGGCCGTATTTTGAAGGGTTGACTGTACGAGCATCTGGGCTGCAATTTTCTGCGATTTTGCCTGATTGATGGCCAAGGAGTTGGTTAATGCCGAGCCGTATTGCAGCTGTAGTATGGCTAAGGTGCTATCGCATAGCGCGACGTTTTTTTGGGCCACCATAAGCTGCTCGTCGAGCGCAATTAGGTTATAGTACCCCAGCGCTACCTGAGCGATTATTCGGGTTTTAAGCGCCAGCACGTTTTCCTTTTGGGCAAAAAAGGCTGCAAATGCACCAGCCTTTTGCAGGCTTGCCTTCCTCCATATATCAACTTCCCACGATAGCCCCAAAGAATTCGAGTAGTCGGTTGTACGTCCTCCGCCAGAGGCAAGGTAGGCAGGGGAGTAGTGAGAATTCCATGTGTTGGATGTGCCTGCTGTAAAATCAACAGAAGGGAGTAGCCCTAATCGACTTTGCTTATAGGCCTGTTCGGACTGTTGCAGGGTAAGAATCGCTACCGAAATATCGTTATTTCGTTGCAGCGATTGTTCTATTAGCGATATAAGAACAGAGTCTTTAAAGAAAGAGCGCCAGGTTAGCCGAGCTGTATCGGCTGCCACTCCGCGATTACCTCTAAATTCGGTTGGCAGGTTTAGCTCTGTGCGGGTATATTTTTTGCTTACGCTACATCCTGTTGCTAGAATGATTAGGCAGGAGTAGGCTGCAAGGGTTTTTAAATTCAGTTTCATGGGCTTACAAATTACGGGAGTTGCTTAACGTTTGGTGGATACCCTTTCGTGGATCCGCTGAAAAACAATATATAGTAGGGGGATTACAAGCACCCCAAGCCCTACACCTGTTATCATTCCCATAGCAGCGCTTATGCTAATGGACTTATTGCTGGCAGCCATATCTCCAGATGCTCTCATGAGCGGAAGCATGCCGACAATAAAGGCAAGAGATGTCATAACAATAGGGCGTAACCTTACACGTGCCGCACTTATTGCGGAATCCAGAATAGATAAGCCCGCTCTGCGACGCTGTACGGCATACTCTATAATCAGAATTGCATTTTTGGCCAAAAGCCCTATCAGCATTATAAGCCCTACTTGTACATAGATATTGTTATCTAGCCCGATTGCTCGAATACCTAAAAATGCGCCAATAAGTCCTGTAGGTATCGATAGTAGTACGGCTAAAGGCAGCAGGTAGCTTTCGTATTGAGCAGCCAGAAGAAAGTACACGAATAGAATACTTAGCAGCAGGATGAGAAAAGTTTGGCTTCCTGCCATTTTTTCTTCTAGGCTTAAGCCAGTCCACTCGTAACCGTATCCCGAAGGAAGCTTCTCGAGCACATTCTTCTCCAGCATATCCATAATTGCACCATTACTAACCCCTGGGTTCGAGGAAACATTAATGGTGATGGCATTAAACAGGTTGTAGCGGTCTACCGATTCGGGCCCATATACCTTACGGAGGGTAACCAGCGACTTAACGGGAACCATAATGTTGCTTTCATTGCGGACAAATATTTGGTTAAAGGCATTTTCGTCGGTGCGCGAGGAGGCATCGGCTTTTATGCTTACCCGGTAAAATTTGCCAAATCGGGTAAAGTTAAGCGACTGATCGCCCGAAAAGTAGGTTTGTATGGTGCCGAGTAATTTGCTGACCTCTACGCCCATTTGGCTGGCCTTGTCTTCGTCAACATCCAGCTGGTATTGAGGGTAGTCGGCACGAAACATGGTGTAGGCCGATTGTACGCCTGGCTGCTGCATAATTTTGGCGATAGTGCTATCCGCTACCGATTTTAGCGACGCTAACCCCTTGCCATACTTATCCTGTAAGACCAATTCTGCACCACTGGTTACCCCATACCCATCAACGGGAGGCATTCGAAAGGCCATGGTTGTACCCTCTTTTACCGTGGCTAGCTTTTCGGAGATAATAGCTAGGATGGCTTCAATATCTTTCACGGTGCCTCTATTTTGTGGCTCTTTCAGCTTGATAAAGCCCATAGCGTACGACGAGCCTGCACCATTGGAGAGCATGCTAAATCCAGTTATGGTAGAGTAGTTATCTATGGCCTCAACATCGGATAGGAGCTTGTCGATTTTTTTAGATGCTTCGCGGGTGCGTTCGAGTCCAGCTCCAGGAGGCATGCTTAGGTTGTACATTATCATGCTGTCGTCTTCCATGGGTACAAAGCTTCTGGGCGTACTTACCAGCAGGAATGAAGCTAGCGCTACGATGCCAATAATAATCCCCGTGCTGAGCCATTTCTTTGTGGTAAGATATTTTACCCCATAAACATACCTATTGGTAAGCCTGTTAAAGCTGGTGTTAAATGCCGTAAAAAATCGCTGTCTGAAGTTAACCGTCGAAGCATTATCCCCTTCGGCATGCTTATTTTTAAGCAGTAGGGCACAGAGAGCGGGAGTAAGGGTTAGCGCGTTAACGGCTGATATCGCTATTGCTATAATCAGGGTATAGGCAAACTGCTTGTAGAATATCCCCGAAGATCCTGTCATAAAGCCAATGGGGATAAACACGGCTGCCATCACAAGGGTGATAGAAATGATTGCTCCAGTAATGTTTTGCATGGCGCTGTGGGTAGCTTCCCTGGCAGATATAGCCGACTTTTCCATCTTGCTATGGACAGCCTCGACCACCACAATGGCATCGTCTACCACAATACCTATGGCTAGCACCAGCGCAAAAAGGGTGAGGGTGTTAATTGTAAAACCAAATATTAGAAGAAAGAAGAAGGTTCCAACTATTGCTACGGGTACTGCAATTGCAGGTATTAGGGTTGATCGGATATCTTTTAGGAATAGAAGAACAACCAGCACTACCAGAATAAATGCTTCGATAAGGGTCGAAATCACCTGTCCAACAGCTTTGTCGAGGCGGTCTTTGGTGCTCATTACGCTGTTACACATTATGCCCGGAGGAAAGGAGCGAGAAGCCTTTTCTACCTCCTGCCGTACGCCTGTCTCTACGTTGTTGGCGTTTGATCCAGATGTTTGTAGTATAGCCACGGTAACTCCATTTTTTCCATTCACCTTTGTGTCGCTGCCATAGCTAATTGAGCCAAACTCCACCCGGGCTACATCTTTAAGGCGTACCAGCTTAGCGCCATTGTGCTTAACAATGATGTTCTCGTACTCTTGGGGCAAACTTTTCTTTCCCTTATAGCGTATTACGTATTCTAGTGCCGACTTCGACTCTTCGCCAAGCTTCCCTGGGGCTGCCTCCAAGCTTTGGCTTGCAATGGCCTGCGTAACTTCGTCGGGCATCAACCCGTAGCTTGCCATTTTTTGAGGATCTAACCATACCCGCATCGAGTAATCCTTTACGCCAAATAGCTGAACTTGTCCCACTCCGGGGATGCGCTTAATGGCTGGCAGCAGGTTTATATTCGCGTAGTTTTGTAGAAAAAGCTCATCATACCTCGAGTTGTCGTCGGTGAATATGTTGAAGATCATTATCATGCTATTCTGCTGCTTGGAGGTGGTAAGTCCCGAGCGAACAACTTCTTGCGGTAGCACGGCGGTAGCTTGTTGTACCCTATTTTGTACGTTTACGGCTGCCAAGTCGGGGTTGGTTCCTTGCTTAAATATGATGGTTATCGAGAATGAGCCGTCGTTACTTGCCGTAGACTTCATGTACTGCATGTTTTCGACTCCATTTATCTCCTCCTCTAGGGGAGTAACTACAGACCGGATAACGGTTTCGCTGTTCCCTCCTGGATAGCTACCAGTTACCACTACGGTGGTAGGCGAAACGTCAGGGAATCGGGTAATGGGTAGACGAACGAGGCCTACAATACCCAGAATTACCAGTATAATGGATATTACGGTTGCCTGTACAGGCCTGTCTATTATCTTTTTTAGCATACCTTTAGTTGTTAAAATTTATCTTCCACCATACGTGGTGCAACTGTCATGCTTTCGGTAAGCTGGTCAATGCTGCTCACGGCTATTCTATCGCCAGCCTTTAACCCCGATTTAAGAATGTACCTATTGCCCGTTTTTTCGCCAATCTGAACTGGTCGCATCTTTACCTTGTTCGTTTTATCTAAGACAAAAACGAAATACTTGTCCTGAATATCTTTAACGGCGGCCATAGGAATTGTAAGGGCTGCGCTGTAGTGCTGCCTTAGGATAACCTTGGCAGAACCACCCGAACGCAGTACCTTGTTGGGATTGTCAAAAACAGCTTTCATGGCTATGCTTCCTGTTGCTGGATCAATATTTCCGCTAGCCGATTGTAGGATGCCTTTATGGGTGTAGGGTTCTCCGTTGGCCATTATCAGCTCGGCAAGAGGGGTAGCCTTGGTATCGATGTTTCTTTGGTAGGTGATAAAGTCGGCTTCGCTAAGGGTGAAGTAAACGTACACCTTGTTAATATCGGAAAGGGTGGTAAGGGGAGTTGCATCGGTTGGGGAGACTAAATTGCCAATGCGGTTGGGTATTTGGCCGATATATCCGCTTACAGGCGCTTTAACAAGACAAAATGCAGCGTTTATTTTCGATGCCGCTAAGGTGGCTTTGGCCTGTGCTACTTGAGCCTTTGCTGCATCAAAGCTGGTTTCGGCAGCTTTGAGCTGCACCTCCGAAACTACCTTGCCTGTAACTAGAGGTTTGATTTTGCTAACCTCGAGCTGTGCGTTTTCCTGTGCGGCTAGTGCGGCTTTGAGTGCTGCCTTACTGCTATTAACCTGCTCGCTAAGGGCATCCCCTTTAACCCTAAATAGCGGCTGCCCCTTTTTTACATAATCCCCTTCGTTGACGAAGATATGATCTAGGTAGCCTGAAACTTGGGGCTTGATCTCTACAATTTCGATCCCTTCTACTGATCCGGGATACTTATGTTCTACTGCTGCATTAGCTGGTTTAACCTCTACAAAATCGGCCTGCACCGACTCTTCTATGCCGCTATTCTGCGAGGCACTGCCACAGGAAGCTGCGATAGCTGCTATGATGAGAAAAGTACGTACTCTCCAGCTGCGTACAACAAAAGTAAAACGTGCCATACTTGATAGTTTTAAATTTAATGAGCAGCAAAAAAAGGGAAAAGGAGAGGGGCCTCTATCTAAAAAGTTACCAGAAGCGTAAAAATTGCCGCTGTATCGAATGGATGCTAAGCTGAATCGTAGAAGTGAAAAACAGCAGAAAGGATATTACAAGCGTCTACTCTGTAGCTTAATGTTACTCTATCGCAAAGCAGCTATCAGGTAGGCTGTTAAGGTGAAGGTGTGTTCTTTGGTGTATTTTTTATGGGTGCTGTAAAGCCAACCAATGCGAGCTAGGTGGTACTAATGATAACCCCTACTGCATGCTGTGCCTTGCTAGGTAACGGTGTTTGCTATAGTGGGCATTTTAGGTGTAATGTAGCGGTTGCAGCAGCGTTTACCTTTGCTCAGGCAAAGGAGATTGTACTACTGCGCAACCGAATCTCATAACGAAGACCTTACAGAAGAATAGGTGCTTTAAAAATTGAGCCAAGCCTTAAAAAGGTTTGCCTTGTCTCTACTTACAACCAGTTCTATTTTGGGATTTTTCTTTATTTCGACCTTTAGCTTGCCGTTAAAGTGGTTGTGTAGCTGTACAACAGCATCAATGTGGACTATAAACTGGCGATTTGCCCTAAAGAAGAGCTTGGGGTTGAGCTGCTGCTCCAGCTCTTCTAGGGTGTATGGAATTGTCTCCTCCTTTCCATCCTGCAGCTTGGCCTTGGTGATCTTGAGCTCGGAGTAGAAGTATAGGATGTCGTCGATACGGATTGTTTTATAGCCGTCTTTGTAGGGTAGTAAAAATCGGCCTCGGTACTCCGTAGGCTTTAGGGCTTGTAGCAAGCCATCAAGGTTTAGCAGCTGTGTGGTTGCCGCTTGCGACTCTATTTTTGCGAAGGCAGTTTTTAGTTCATCTTGGTCGACAGGCTTTAGGAGGTAGTCAACGCTGTTAACTTTAAAGGCCTTTAAGGCGTACTCGTCGTAGGCTGTTGTGAAAATTATGGGGCAGCTGACTTTAACTTGTTCAAAGATGCTGAAGCACAAACCATCCGATAATCGTACATCCATGAGCACTACACTAGGCTGCTCGTTGGTGGTAAACCAAGCAACGCATTCGGCAACGCTTTTCAGCACACCTACCACAATAGACTTGGGATATAGCTGGTCAATAAAGCGCAACAACCTGTCGGAGTTGAGCTTTTCATCTTCTATAATTAAAATTCTATCTATCATTAGCTATGGATATAAGCGGAATTCTTACAATGAACATACCATCTTCTTTGCTAGCGGTGGGCTGACTGTTTGAGAGAAAGCTATACCGCCTAACGATATTGCTAAGCCCAATGCCCATCGAGTCGATGACATTTTCGATGGGTAAAAGGGTGTTTTGAATAGCTAGCTCCTTTTTTCCACGGTTGTAGATGCTAATCTTTAGGGGCGTTTCCTTTTGTGTCTTATTGTGCTTAATGGCGTTTTCGACCAGCAGCTGTAGGGTGAGCGGTAGAATAAGAAGCTCCTGCGCGGCTGCGTCAATTTTGATATCAAACATTACGCCATCACCAATTCGTTGTTTAATCAGAAACATGTACGATTTGAGGAAGGTGAGCTCGTCTTTGAGCTCGATAAAGTCTTTCCGAGAGTTAACGAGCATGTACCGGTATATCTTGGAAAAGTTTTCGGCGTAGGTGTAACCCAGCTGCTGGTCTTGAAGAATTAGCTCGGACAGCACGCTTAGGTTGTTGAACATGAAGTGGGGATCGATTTGTAGCTTTAGGGCCTGTAGCTCCGATTCGATAAGTGCCCTGTCGAGCTTCTCCGCTTTTAGTAGGGTATTTTTCCAGCTTACAATAAGGTAGTCGCCAATATTTACGCCAATAATCATAAAGGCAATGAAAAAGCTTATCATCAACCACTGTATAATGCCCTTAATCTCTTCAACCGAAATTGGATTCCGAATGTCGGAGTAGCCCATTGCCTCGTAGCATAGCATCCAGGCATAGTTGCTTATCAGTACTATTAAAGATACGGAAAGTAAGTTTAGTGTAATCTCTAAAGCTAGCCGTTTGCCAGAGTGTGCAGTCCAAGGTACCCGTTTATTTAGCTTATGGCTAATCATTACGCTCGATTCGGATATTAGAATACAAAAAATGAGCGAAGATATTATATCAAAGATCTTTATGGATTGGTCTTTAGTAAAGAAAGTTGTCCAGTACTTATCGTATGGATCAATCAAAAAAGACATTAAGTTGAGAAGTATAAACGCTAGTAAGACAACTATTATGCGTCTACCTTTATCGCTTAAAAAAGTATCATTTTGCGAACTCATACAGCAAAAAATATTCAGAATTACCCGAAAACAAAATAGCAAAAAAGAACTAGTATGCTATGCTACTATTTTACCCAAAGGGCAGAAATAGCAGCTAAAGGCAAATATTTTATGACTAAAACGAGCTGTTACTTGTTTGGCGCCATTGTTCCGCTAGCAATGATGGGTTGGTGCATGTATAGATAACCTGCTGGCTGCTGATTTGTTAGGCCTGGCTTATATTAAATACTCAAGGCTCGGTGTATTGCTAAAGCAAAGGTGAGATTTGAGATATGCGATTTGCGATTTGCGATTTGAGTATTGAGATATGCGATGTGAGATATAGGATCTGCGACTTCTTTGCTGATGCTTATTTTCTTATAATGCTTCCTATTATTCATATGTGTATTCTAATGTGGGAGGACTTCATGCTAGTATTAACTTTTACGTTACTTTTTTGGCGCAAAAAAGTAACCAAAAAACATGGCGGAAATTAACTCGCACCGTCGGCTTATGGGTTCTTGGAGTTTTGGGGTGCAGTAGCAGAACGATTGAGATTTGCTCATTTGGGAATGAGCTGCTTTCCGAGCGTTGCTCAGACAGATATTTTCGCCGTTGGTTGTGTGGCTGACGCCACGGGTGTTTACGGATGGGAGGTAGGCTGTTTTTTTGTGTAATTGTGGGCGAATGAAACTTTTTTATAAAAAGAGGGGAAAAAGGTATTGAGATATGCGATTTGAGATATGCGATTTGGGATGTGAGTATTGAGTAATGAGATATGCGACTTCTTTGCTGATGGTTGCATTTAATGTCTTGCATGCAGCATCTGTATCGAGGAAGTTCTACTTCGGCTGATAATGCTATAGCTCAGAAAATGTACTATCCGTAATTAAAGTGGCGTAAGCCACATCATCTCCGTTGAGGGTTCGCTCGGCTGCTGTACGGTATTGTTTGAAGGGGGCGGAGTAACCGTAATTTAGCGGAATGAGTAAGTATAAGGTGGAAGATCTAGGCTATCGGAGGCTAGGGCAGGGGCTTCTCTTTAGGTATCCTTCCTGTGCGAGCTCCTCTGCCGAACCTATTTTTTGGCTTCGGCCATCCTTTATAAGCAGGTTCCTGTCGGTTATGCTTAGCACGTTTTGGTAGTAGTGGTCGGTAATTATTATAATTCTATCCTTCTTCAACTTTTGTAGCAAATCAGAAATCTGCTCCTGCTCAATGGGATCGACCATCGAGAAGGGCTCGTCGAATATCATTACGCTATGCGGCAGCTGGGATACGAGCATAACTTCAAAGTACTTCTTTTGTCCAGCGGAGAGCTGACCAAACTTTAGGCTGTCGTAGCGCGCTATCTTGGGGTTATACAGTATGCGATCTTGTTTATCGGGATTGGGATGGAACATGGCCACGATGTCTCGTACTACCATGCTAGGAGGAAGCATGTGGTGCTGCGGCA includes the following:
- a CDS encoding efflux transporter outer membrane subunit — encoded protein: MKLNLKTLAAYSCLIILATGCSVSKKYTRTELNLPTEFRGNRGVAADTARLTWRSFFKDSVLISLIEQSLQRNNDISVAILTLQQSEQAYKQSRLGLLPSVDFTAGTSNTWNSHYSPAYLASGGGRTTDYSNSLGLSWEVDIWRKASLQKAGAFAAFFAQKENVLALKTRIIAQVALGYYNLIALDEQLMVAQKNVALCDSTLAILQLQYGSALTNSLAINQAKSQKIAAQMLVQSTLQNTAIQENAISILCGSYPDSIRRSARLTQIAATDCYSTGIPASLLSRRPDVKAAEYNVMYAHANAGLAKAAMYPSFSLTSSIGTNASVFNSWFNMPGSIGKSIGVSLTQPLFQRKALRSSLNIAVLEQEKANAQFKQAVLTAVAEVSDALAKIDFIKERTILAKGKSETLANATNDAMLLFKNGMANYLEVITVQSNALQSDLDLISLSSEKLTALVELYRALGGSE
- a CDS encoding efflux RND transporter permease subunit, which codes for MLKKIIDRPVQATVISIILVILGIVGLVRLPITRFPDVSPTTVVVTGSYPGGNSETVIRSVVTPLEEEINGVENMQYMKSTASNDGSFSITIIFKQGTNPDLAAVNVQNRVQQATAVLPQEVVRSGLTTSKQQNSMIMIFNIFTDDNSRYDELFLQNYANINLLPAIKRIPGVGQVQLFGVKDYSMRVWLDPQKMASYGLMPDEVTQAIASQSLEAAPGKLGEESKSALEYVIRYKGKKSLPQEYENIIVKHNGAKLVRLKDVARVEFGSISYGSDTKVNGKNGVTVAILQTSGSNANNVETGVRQEVEKASRSFPPGIMCNSVMSTKDRLDKAVGQVISTLIEAFILVVLVVLLFLKDIRSTLIPAIAVPVAIVGTFFFLLIFGFTINTLTLFALVLAIGIVVDDAIVVVEAVHSKMEKSAISAREATHSAMQNITGAIISITLVMAAVFIPIGFMTGSSGIFYKQFAYTLIIAIAISAVNALTLTPALCALLLKNKHAEGDNASTVNFRQRFFTAFNTSFNRLTNRYVYGVKYLTTKKWLSTGIIIGIVALASFLLVSTPRSFVPMEDDSMIMYNLSMPPGAGLERTREASKKIDKLLSDVEAIDNYSTITGFSMLSNGAGSSYAMGFIKLKEPQNRGTVKDIEAILAIISEKLATVKEGTTMAFRMPPVDGYGVTSGAELVLQDKYGKGLASLKSVADSTIAKIMQQPGVQSAYTMFRADYPQYQLDVDEDKASQMGVEVSKLLGTIQTYFSGDQSLNFTRFGKFYRVSIKADASSRTDENAFNQIFVRNESNIMVPVKSLVTLRKVYGPESVDRYNLFNAITINVSSNPGVSNGAIMDMLEKNVLEKLPSGYGYEWTGLSLEEKMAGSQTFLILLLSILFVYFLLAAQYESYLLPLAVLLSIPTGLIGAFLGIRAIGLDNNIYVQVGLIMLIGLLAKNAILIIEYAVQRRRAGLSILDSAISAARVRLRPIVMTSLAFIVGMLPLMRASGDMAASNKSISISAAMGMITGVGLGVLVIPLLYIVFQRIHERVSTKR
- a CDS encoding efflux RND transporter periplasmic adaptor subunit; its protein translation is MARFTFVVRSWRVRTFLIIAAIAASCGSASQNSGIEESVQADFVEVKPANAAVEHKYPGSVEGIEIVEIKPQVSGYLDHIFVNEGDYVKKGQPLFRVKGDALSEQVNSSKAALKAALAAQENAQLEVSKIKPLVTGKVVSEVQLKAAETSFDAAKAQVAQAKATLAASKINAAFCLVKAPVSGYIGQIPNRIGNLVSPTDATPLTTLSDINKVYVYFTLSEADFITYQRNIDTKATPLAELIMANGEPYTHKGILQSASGNIDPATGSIAMKAVFDNPNKVLRSGGSAKVILRQHYSAALTIPMAAVKDIQDKYFVFVLDKTNKVKMRPVQIGEKTGNRYILKSGLKAGDRIAVSSIDQLTESMTVAPRMVEDKF
- a CDS encoding ABC transporter ATP-binding protein; translated protein: MTKFEVLQAEKSFGDNAVLKSISFECPQGEILGIFGRNGSGKSTLLKIIFGALGYDRFEALLGNEKYEPKANIAKQQVAYLPQHHMLPPSMVVRDIVAMFHPNPDKQDRILYNPKIARYDSLKFGQLSAGQKKYFEVMLVSQLPHSVMIFDEPFSMVDPIEQEQISDLLQKLKKDRIIIITDHYYQNVLSITDRNLLIKDGRSQKIGSAEELAQEGYLKRSPCPSLR
- a CDS encoding LytR/AlgR family response regulator transcription factor; this encodes MIDRILIIEDEKLNSDRLLRFIDQLYPKSIVVGVLKSVAECVAWFTTNEQPSVVLMDVRLSDGLCFSIFEQVKVSCPIIFTTAYDEYALKAFKVNSVDYLLKPVDQDELKTAFAKIESQAATTQLLNLDGLLQALKPTEYRGRFLLPYKDGYKTIRIDDILYFYSELKITKAKLQDGKEETIPYTLEELEQQLNPKLFFRANRQFIVHIDAVVQLHNHFNGKLKVEIKKNPKIELVVSRDKANLFKAWLNF
- a CDS encoding sensor histidine kinase, producing MSSQNDTFLSDKGRRIIVVLLAFILLNLMSFLIDPYDKYWTTFFTKDQSIKIFDIISSLIFCILISESSVMISHKLNKRVPWTAHSGKRLALEITLNLLSVSLIVLISNYAWMLCYEAMGYSDIRNPISVEEIKGIIQWLMISFFIAFMIIGVNIGDYLIVSWKNTLLKAEKLDRALIESELQALKLQIDPHFMFNNLSVLSELILQDQQLGYTYAENFSKIYRYMLVNSRKDFIELKDELTFLKSYMFLIKQRIGDGVMFDIKIDAAAQELLILPLTLQLLVENAIKHNKTQKETPLKISIYNRGKKELAIQNTLLPIENVIDSMGIGLSNIVRRYSFLSNSQPTASKEDGMFIVRIPLISIANDR